A single region of the Fusarium keratoplasticum isolate Fu6.1 chromosome 7, whole genome shotgun sequence genome encodes:
- a CDS encoding HET domain-containing protein — protein sequence MTRFQYRGLGEGDQPIRLVTILPGSESQPISLQLHHTTMTQEPPPTYEALSYVWGSPDGGVAVSVAYSDDPHQSTLMVGRNLFVALQHLRRADEPRTMWIDAVCINQEDIAERSSQVRNMGNVYILASRVAVWLGEANKDSDFIMSLLQDVGARTQQEPNGWIQYLESEAYQSRAMHALHFLLLRPWFKRVWIRQEIGLANSDSVVMCGYMVMPWQHFREVLRQLRTQPYVEHLGEMAVVLEETRRAILPMSTQISPRLFSRLYQARPSQCLDPKDRIYANLNLTGSIYRDKIKVDYNMSTLDLYRQVVLVDLEMGDLSILGHCDISTRPADWPSWVPDWSTPFCTRILAKAKSSFILLPDGGCVGNNILQAAGLIISRIESLDKTRFYRDRSNFNTELERLAKTRITGSYLNGQSLLEAFCDTICCGDFNTPELDSDFPVLEITMSYVESLAENAENQSSKPPTALEYHIPRHCHGRSIFWTDHGHLGLCPAGSQPGDVIAVLLGCDAPLALRPNESGAYEVVGQCYVSGLMDGEAILGELPHRSMKDSRVAAFRSRMEGLQGVCQEEEMPNNLGNEHGTAADCKEHMGSGNRGSDWDRSDDDDSWLRSVTPEMLRKAGIDVKVFKLI from the coding sequence ACAACAATGACACAAGAGCCACCGCCCACCTATGAAGCCTTATCCTATGTATGGGGCTCGCCAGATGGTGGAGTTGCAGTTTCAGTTGCCTACAGCGACGACCCTCACCAGTCAACCTTGATGGTCGGACGAAATCTTTTTGTTGCGCTACAGCATCTCCGACGAGCCGACGAGCCTCGGACCATGTGGATCGACGCCGTCTGCATCAACCAAGAGGACATTGCCGAAAGAAGCAGCCAAGTCCGAAACATGGGCAATGTGTACATATTGGCGAGTCGCGTGGCTGTTTGGCTCGGCGAGGCCAACAAAGACAGTGACTTCATTATGAGTTTGCTGCAAGATGTGGGCGCTCGAACACAACAGGAGCCTAATGGCTGGATTCAATACTTGGAGTCCGAGGCATATCAATCTCGGGCGATGCATGCCCTGCACTTCCTCCTTTTACGTCCCTGGTTTAAGAGGGTCTGGATTCGACAAGAAATTGGACTGGCAAACAGCGACTCTGTGGTAATGTGCGGCTATATGGTGATGCCGTGGCAACATTTCCGCGAAGTGTTGCGTCAGTTACGTACACAGCCTTATGTCGAGCACCTGGGAGAGATGGCAGTGGTGCTAGAAGAAACACGTCGTGCCATCCTTCCAATGTCAACACAGATTAGTCCTCGGCTGTTCTCCCGGCTCTACCAGGCGAGACCATCACAATGCCTCGACCCCAAGGATAGGATCTACGCAAACCTCAACCTGACTGGATCGATATATCGtgacaagatcaaggtcgACTACAACATGTCGACTTTGGACCTCTATCGGCAGGTTGTCCTTGTCGATCTCGAGATGGGAGACCTGTCGATACTTGGTCACTGTGACATTTCAACTCGTCCTGCAGACTGGCCATCTTGGGTTCCAGACTGGTCAACCCCGTTTTGCACGAGGATCTTGGCAAAAGCAAAGAGTAGTTTTATTCTACTTCCAGACGGTGGATGTGTTGGAAACAACATTCTACAGGCGGCAggcctcatcatctcccgCATCGAGTCGCTCGACAAGACTCGGTTCTACCGTGACCGctccaacttcaacaccGAGCTGGAGCGGCTCGCTAAGACAAGGATTACCGGCTCCTATCTCAACGGCCAGAGTCTCTTGGAGGCGTTTTGCGATACCATTTGCTGTGGTGACTTCAACACACCTGAACTCGACAGCGACTTTCCGGTCCTTGAGATAACAATGTCATATGTCGAAAGTCTTGCTGAGAATGCCGAGAATCAGTCTAGCAAGCCCCCTACGGCCTTGGAATATCATATTCCCCGACATTGCCACGGCCGATCAATATTTTGGACCGACCACGGGCACCTGGGGCTTTGCCCTGCTGGGAGTCAGCCCGGGGACGTCATCGCCGTTTTGCTAGGTTGTGATGCGCCGCTGGCTCTGCGCCCGAATGAATCTGGGGCATATGAAGTTGTAGGACAGTGCTATGTTTCTGGTTTAATGGATGGTGAGGCCATCCTGGGTGAGCTTCCACACCGCTCGATGAAGGATTCCAGAGTCGCTGCCTTTCGAAGCAGAATGGAGGGTCTCCAAGGTGTTTGccaggaagaagaaatgCCTAACAATCTGGGCAACGAACACGGTACAGCTGCGGACTGTAAGGAGCACATGGGCAGTGGCAATAGAGGCAGCGATTGGGACAggagtgatgatgatgattccTGGCTCAGAAGCGTCACGCCAGAAATGCTCCGCAAAGCTGGTATTGACGTCAAGGTGTTCAAATTGATATAG